The genomic region GGCCCGGTGCTGAGCGGACAGCTTCGTGATCACCTTGCCGGTTGCGGTGTTCAGGGCGGCGAACAGATCAACGGTGCCGTGCCTGACGTAGTCGAAGCTTCGCCGCTCGGGCACTCCAGGGATCATGGGCAGCACCGGCGCGGTCCGCTCCAGGGCCTGGATCTGCGGTTTCTCGTCCACCGCGAACACCACCGCGTTCGCCGGCGGGGCCAGGTAGAGGCCGACGACGTCACGGATCTTGTCGATGAGGAACGGGTCCGGGGAGACCTTGAACGTCTCGGTCCGCCATGGCTGCAGGCCGAAGGCGTGCCAGATCCGCAGCACGCTCGCAGGGGAGATCCCCACGACCTTGGCCAGCTCCCGCTTGGACCAGTGCGTCCCACCGGCGGGTGTCTCTTCGAGGGTCCGGACCACCACCTCTTCCACCTGGGCGTCAGTGATGGTCCGCGGCACCCCGGGCCTGGCCTCGTCAGCGAGTCCGTCTAGCCGGTCCCGCAGGAACCGGGTCCGCCACTTGGCGACGGTGCCACGGTTCACTCCCAGCCGGGCGGCCACCGCCAGGTTCGGCCCGCCGTCCGCACACGCCAGCACGATCCGCGCCCGCAGGGCCAGACCCTGCGCGGTCGTGCGGCGCTTGACCCAGTTGTTCAACACCTGCCGCTCGGTCGCACTCAGGACCAGCGGCTCCAGCCTGCTGTCACCCACAACCCACAGCAGACCGAAACCGACCAGCGCCCGTCAGCCAAACCCGTGAACTGGTACGGAAGACGACTCACGTGGTGCCGAACGAACTCACGACCAGATCACTAGGGGCGGATGCCGTCGCAGGAGATGGGCAGGTGGCGCGGGCCGCGCAGGACCGCGTTCTGACGGTACGGGGGCGGGTCCTCCAGCAGTTGCGGGTTCTCCAGCCTGCGGGCCAGCTCGCTCAGCGCCAGCTGGGCCTCCAGCCGGGCCAGCGGAGCCCCGAAGCAGCTGTGGATCCCGCTGCCGAGGCCGAGGTGCTGGATGTCCCCGCGGTCCGGGTCGAAGCGGTCCGGGTGGTCGAACCGCTTGGGGTCGCGGTTCCCGGACGCCAGGATCAGCCAGAGCGACGCGCCCTTGGGGATGGTGACGCCGCCGATCTCGATCTCGGTGAGCGGGCTGCGCTGGGGCAGCAGCTGCACCGGCGGTTCGTAGCGGAGCAGTTCCTCGACGATGGGGACGGCCATACCCGGGTCCTCGCGCAGTCGCTGGAGGACCTCCGGGTGGCGCAGCAGGGTCAGCATCCCGTTGGTGATGAGGTTGACGGTGGTCTCGTGGCCCGCGATCAGCAGGAGGGCCGAGGTGCTGAGGATCTCCATCGTCGTCATCGTGCCGTCCGGCGTGTCCGCGGTCGCCAGGTGGGACAGCATGTCGTCGCCCGGGTTCTTGCGGCGCTCCTCGATCAGCCCGGCCAGGTACATGCCGAGCTCCATCCGGGTGTCCTGCGAGCCCTTGTGGCGCTGGGAGGGGTCGGCGTCCGGGTCGGGGTCCAGGCTTGCGGCGAGGGTGTCGGCCCAGACGTGGAACCGCGGCTCGTCCTCGGGCGGCACACCGAGCAGCCGGCAGATCACCGAGACCGGGAAGGGGTAGGAGAACTGGTCGACGAGGTCGATCCGGTCCAGCCCGTCGGCCGCGACGATGCCGTCGATGAGCCCGGAGACGATGCCCTTGAGCTCGCCGCGCATGTCGTGGACCCGGTGCGGGGAGTGCGGCGGCCCGAACGGCCGGTTCGTCATCCGGCGCAGCCGGTCGTGCTCCGGCGGGTCGAGACCGAGGAAGGACGGCGGCAGGGCCGTCTCCCCGTCCTCCTCGGTCTGGGCCAGCGGATCACCCGTCGTCGGCGTCAGGTTGCGGCGGTCGGAGCTGATCCGGGGGTCGTGGAGGAGGCTGTGGATCTCGTAGTACGTGCTGATGACGTACGGCCCGTCGCTGTCCTGGGACACCGGTGTCTTGCGGAGCTCCTCGTACAGCGGATACGGATCGGCGCGGTTCGCGTAGTCGATGATCTCCCGCAGGATGGCTTGTGTCATGACAGGTCCTCGTGGTCCTCGGGGGAGGGCGCGGCGGGGTCAGTGGCGCGCGGGGGTGAAGGTCATCTTCCGGTCGGCCGGCGAGTAGCCGCTGAGGGTGATGGTCGGGCCGTGCGTGGGCACCGACGGGTCCGGGAAGTCCGCGGCCAGGGCCTTGTGCCCCTCCGGCCTGCGGTCCACGGTGGCGAACTGCGGCGGGAACGGCGCGGTCGTCTCGATCAGGTGCTGGTAGAACGGCAGCCAGCGGCACTGGTCGAAGGTGACGGCTGCGATGACGCGCCCCTGGTACCCGTACACGGCCGCGAACCTGCGCTCGTCGCGCGAGCCCTGCGTGATGAGGATCTCCGTTCCCATCGGAGGGACGCCGACGGACTTGATGTTCACCCCGAACTGGGAGGACCAGAAGGCCGGTACCCACACGTGGGGGCGGCGGTCCATGCCCTCGCTGAGCATGTTGTGCGCCGCCGTCTCGGCCTGGGCGACGGCGTTGCCCCAGTGCTCCAGGGACAGGAACTGGTACCCGAACAGAGCGTGCGGGGAACGTGCCACGTCACCTGCCACATAGATGTCGTCGGTGACGATGCCCCAGATGTTGAAGGCCCGGCAGCCCGCGTCACAGGCGATGCCGCGGGGTCCCGCACCCAGTCCGGATCCGGCGAGCCATTCGGTGTTGCGCTGCGCGCCGAGAGAGACGACCACCACGTCGGCCTCGACGGTGGCGCCGTCGGACAGGTGCGCGGCGCGGACCCGCCCGGAGGGGTCGCCCTCCAGCGCGGTCACCATCACACCGGTACGCAGGTCCACTTCGTGCGTGCGGTGCATCTCGGCCGCTACCTCGCCGATGACTCCGCCGAGCGCGCCGACCAGCGGGGCGTTGCCCCGCTCGGCGACGGTGACGGGCAGGCCGCGCTCCCGGCAGGCGGACGCGATCTCCGAACCGGTGAAGCCGGCTCCGATGACGAGCACCCGGCGGGGACCGGCCGCGAGGCTGCGTTCCAGCGCGGCGCCGTCGTCGCGGGTGCGCAGGACGAAGACGCCGTCCAGCGCTCCCTCCTCCTCGTTCGGCCACGGCCGGGCCCGTACGCCGGTGGCGATGAGCAGGCGGTCGTACTCCACCTCGTCACCGTCGGCGAGCCGGACCCTCCGGCCCGCCATGTCCAGGCCGGTGGCGGGGACCCCGAGACGCCACTTCGCGTCGATGTCCCGGCGGCGGGGGAGCGCGGTGCGGTCCGCGGTCGCCTTGCCCAGCAGGACCTGCTTGGACAGCGGGGGCCGGTCGTACGGCTCGTACGGTTCGTCACCGATCATCGTGAGCGAACCGGTGAAGCCCTTCTCGCGCATGGTCTCGGCCGCCCGCAAGCCGGCCAGGGAGGCGCCGACGACGACGATCCGGCCGTCGCGCTTGAGGCGCTCCAGACTTCCGTCACCGTTCACCGCGCACCTCCGCGGTGGGTACGGGCTCGTCCGACGCGTCGTATTCGACGAGGATGGCCTGGACCGGACAGGCGGCGACGGCGCGCGCGACGTGCTCGCGCTGCTCCTCGTCGGCCTCCGGGTTGTACAGCAACGACTCGTCCCCGTGCATGGCGAACACGTCGGGAGCGAGGAACGCGCATTGCGCGTATCCCTGGCAGCGATTGAGGTCGACGACAAGCCTCATGAAAGACCCGTCCTTCCGTGGCCCGGTCATCCGCGTGATCCCAGTCGTCCCCGAGCCCCCCGTCCCCGATCCCTCCCCTCATCCAGGATGCGCGCGGGAGCCAAGGACGGCCTGCCGGGCGGCAGATGCGCAGGTCAGCGCCGTGTTCGCAGGATGTGGACGCTGATGACGAGAGCCCAGGCCGGGAACACCAGCTCGGACCAGGGCACACCGGACCCGATGACGATCAGGACCAGCCCGACGACGGTGCCCAGCACGCCCAGCGACCTGGGGAAGGCCCCGAGCCGCCGCCCGATCGCCGTGGTCGCGAAGACGAAGACGGCCGCCATCCGCATGCAGTAGGTCGCGAGGATCGTGTAGGCGTAGTGGCGGCCGAAGCCGGAGGGCGTGTTCTCCGCCAGCACGGTGCCCGCCGCCCCGGCGGCGACGAACAGGGTGGCGACGAAGACGAATCCGCTGCCGAGGAACACGGTGGCGATGAATCTGTCCTCGGCCTCGCCCGTATGGGCGCGCAGGGCGCCCATGAACCACAGGAAGAAGATCCCGGCGAAGGGCACGATCTCCAGGGCCACCCGTACCGCCCAGCGCCGGTCCGGATCGATGGCCGTGTCGGCGTTCCCCGACGGGACGGCGATCCGTATCAGCACGATCGCCGCCGCGAGCAGCAGTGCGAAGGCGACTCCGACCATTCCCGCGGCGCGCGGGGTCCGCAGCCGCTGAGTCGTGGGTTCCATGAACCCTCGCTTTCTCCCCCGTCCAGCAAGCGGCAGGCGCGGCTCCGCCACCATCGGGGACCGGCCGACCGGGTGAACCGGCCGACCAGGTGAACCGGCCCGGCTACGCCACCGGTTCGGGGACCGGGGCGTCCGCCTCCGCGTCGGAGCCCTCGTGCTTGCCGTACCAGGCGACCGCCACCGCCCCGGTCACGGCCAGGACGAAGCCCAGGACGGCCAGCCAGGCGAGGCCCGGGCGCGAGGCGTCGCCGAGCCACAGGACGCCGATCGCGCCCGGGAGGACCGTCTCGCCGACGACCAGGGCCGCGGTCGCACCGTTCACCGAGCCGATCTGGAGGGCGACGGTGTGCAGGTACATGCCGCCGACGCCCGCCACCACGATGGCGTAGAGCGCCGGGTCGAAGAGCAGCGTGCCGAGGTCGAAGGGGTCGATGCCGTCGAGGATCCGGACGCCGACGCCGAGCGCGCCGAAGCCCAGGCCGGACAGCAGGCCCGCCAGGATCGCCGCCCCGCCGCCCAGCAGCCGTACGGCCACCGTGCCGCCCGCCATCAGCAGCAGGGTGATCCCCAGCAGCCACCAGTGCGTGGACATCGGCGCGTGGTGGCCGCCCTCGTGGCCCGCCGCCGTCGCCAGCAGCACCAGCGCCGTGCAGACCACTCCGATGGAGGTCCACTCCTTGCGGCTCAGCCGGATGCCCAGCATCTTCACGCTCAGCACGGCCGTGATCACCAGATTGGCGCTGATCACGGTCTGCGAGAGGAAGAGCGGCAGCAACCGGGCCGCCAGAGCGCCCAGCCCGAAGCCCACGAAGTCCAGGATCGTGCCGACGATGAACTCCCACGTCATCGCCGCCTTGGCGGTGGACGACAGGTTGGGGCCGCCGTGCGCCGTCACCCCGGCGGCGGACGGGGACATCCGGGCGGCGCGGCGCGATCCGACGGCTTGCAGGACGGATCCCGTCCCGTAGCAGATGGACGCCGCGACAGCGGTCAGCAGGCCTATGAGCACCAAGGGCTCCGTTCACGTCTGGCAGGTTTTGCGGTACCTCTGCCAGACGTAAGAACGGGCCGGGAAGTTGCTTCGAGAGCTCAGCTCATCGACGCGAGCGCGCCAGGAACCTCGTCCACCGAGTCCACGAGGGCGATCCGGGACTCCATCGCCCGGCCGCGCGCCAGCGCTTGGAGCAGGGGCCAGGCCGGGAGGTGCTCGGTCCAGTGGGCCCGGTCGACCAGGATCATCGGCGCGGGCTCGCCCCGCGACGCGTAGTAGTTCGGCGTCGCGCTGTCGAAGACCTCCTGGACCGTGCCCGCCGCACCCGGCAGGAACACCACGCCCGCCGTGGACCGCGCCAGCAGTCCGTCCTCGCGGGTGGCGTTCGCGAAGTACTTGCCTATGTGGCCCGCGAAGGCGTTCGGCGGCTCGTGACCGTAGAACCAGGTCGGAATGCCCACCGAGTCGCCGCCGTCGGGCCACCGGTCGCGTACGGCGAAGGCCGCCTGCGCCCAGTCGGACACGGACGGGGCGAAGGACGGGGCCTTGGCCAGCAGCTCCAGGGCTTCGGCGAGGGCCTCGTCGGGGGCCGGGGCCAGGTAGGCGCCGAGGTTGGCGGCCTCCATCGCGCCGGGCCCGCCGCCGGTGGCGACCGTGAACCCGGACCGGGCCAGCGCCCGGCCCAGCTCGGCCGCGCCCCGGAACTCCGCACCACCCCGGGACATGGCGTGGCCGCCCATCACGCCGACCACCCGGGCACCGGCGAGGTGCTCGTCGAGCGCGTCGGAGACGGCGTCGTCGTGGATGGAGCGCAGCATCGAGGAGAAGACGTCGCCGTCCGCCTTGGTCTCCTGGAACCAGGCGTAGGCCTGGGCGTCGGGAGTGGCCTCGTACCCGCCGAGCAGCCCGGCGAACAGCTCCTCGGGCGTGTACAGCAGGCTCCGGTACGGGTTGAACGGCAGGTCCGGCACGGGCGGGAAGACCAGCGCGCCGTCGGCGCGGACCTTCGCCGAGGCGTCGGGCTCCATCGCGCAGCCCAGGAACACGGCCGCCGAGGTGTCGGCGGACAGCAGGGCGAACGTCCGCTCCAGCAGGTTGACCGACTGGATCCGGTAACCGCTGAGCGAGCCGCGGGCCACGACCCGGTCGAATTCGGCGAGCGTCTCGATCTCGATGTCTGCGTTGACCATTCGGCCCACCCTAAGGGCTGCCCGGGTCAGCGGGTCAGTGCCAGGGACGTCAGCTGTGCCACACCCCAGCTGACCGGTACGCAGACGGCGATCAGGGCGGTTGCCCGCAGACTCGCGGCCGTACGCAGGGCCTTGGCGGGCGCGCCGAGGTCGTGCAGGGCCTCGCGGGTGGCGGCGCGGCCCTGCCGGGCCTCTACCGCGAATGTGAGAAGGGTCGCGGCGGCGCACAGGGCCACCAGGGCCGCGGCCGGCTCGGTCAGCGGGCCCAGCGGGACGAGCAGCCCGCCCCGGTCGGGCAGGGCCAGGGCGGTGAGGGCGCCCGCCCCGACCGCGCACAGCACCCCGAGGGGCGGGCCGAGCCGGGGCGCTTCCTCCTGGAGGGCCCGCCCGGCCAGCAGCCGGAGCGCGCCCGGGCGTACGGCCTGGACCAGCGTGCCGCACACGTAGGCCAGGCCGGGTCCGGCGAGGGCGAGGCCGATCGCGGTGAGTGACCAGCCGGCCAGCATGCCGGGCCCGCCCCGCCCCGCGTACGCCTCGACGGCGAGGCCGCAGGAGGTCAGCGCGATGCCCCAGGGCAGGCCGGTCTGCGGGGCCGTCGGGGTGCGCCGTCGGCCCAGGACGCAGGCGGCACAGGCCGACGCGGTCAGGGGGAGCAGGACCAGGAGGGTGAGGGCGGCCGCCACGGGCAGCGGCTGGCCGGCGTGGAGCAGCCCGGCCCCGGCTCCGTCGAACGGCAGCCCGGACAGGTCGCCGCGCAGGTGGAGGAAGGCGGCCAGGGCCAGGGCGCTGCCCAGGGCGCAGGCGACGGCGGTGGAGAAGGCCGCGGCGAGAGCGAGCCGTACGGGTCCCAGCCCGGCGGCGTCCAGTCCTTCCCGGGGCCGGGTCGCCGGGTCGGTCCGGGCGACGGCGACGGCGAAGTGGACGGTGGCGGCCAGCGGCACCAGGGCCCACAGCAGGCGCGGGAACGATCCGGCGGGCCGGGCCACCGCCTCGGCGAGCACGTACAGCAGCAGGAACCCGGTACCGGCCGAGGCGGCGGCGACGAGGAGCCGGCGCAGCTGGACGAGCGGGCGGGAGCCGCGGGCTAGGCGGAGAGCGAGCACGCGGCCTGGTCCTCCGTGGTCTCGGAGGCGGGGGGCCCGGCGGCTGCGGCGTCGCGGCCGTCGAGCAGGGCCAAGCGGCGGTCGGCGACGGCCGCCGCCTCCTCGTCGTGGGTGGCCAGCAGCACGGTGATCCCGTGGGAGCGGGCCGCGGTGGTCAGCGAACGGAGCAGCAGGGCGCGCTCGGCCCGGTGCAGCGGAGCCGTGGGGTCGTCGGCGAAGATCACCGCGGGCGCGTTGACCAGGGCCCGGGCCAGTGCCACCCGCTGTGATTCGGCCCGGGTGAGGGCACGGGGGCGCTTGCGGGCGAAGCCGCCGATGTCGAGGCGGTCCAGCCATTCGCAGGCGGCGTGCTTGGCGCCGCGGTGGGAGGCGCCGGCGATCAGCAGCGGCAGGGCCGCGTTCTCCCACACCTTCAGCTCGGGCAGCAGCTGCGGCTCGGGGCCGATCCAGCCGAACCGGTCGCGGCGCAGCCGCTCGCGGGCCAGGGCGCCCATGGTGTGCACGGGGACGCTGTTGAACCAGACCTCGCCCTGCTCGGGCCGCAGCTGTCCGGACAGGCAGCGCAGCAGGGTGGTCTTGCCGCTGCCGCGCGGGCCGGTCAGGGCCAGGATCTCGCCCTGGCGGACTCCCACGCAGACCCCGGTGATGCCCGGAGAACCGCTGTGGGAGTAGTGAAGGGACCGTGCCCAGAGCAGATCATCTTGCGGCAGGGCGTTGTCGGCTGGGGCAGTGTCCCGTGGAGCCACCATGGCGTACACCTCCGTCCGGGGGAACGAAGCGGAGCCGGCCGAAGTCACTGGCGCCGCACTGAGATGTAAAGAGATGAACCTCTTGGATGGTGACAGCACACGGCCCGGACCCCCGCGTTCTCACTCGAACGGAGGATCCGGGCCGTGTGGTTGGAGCATTGCGGCGCCGGACGGTTCACCGTCCGGACCGGCGGCTGTCTACAGCTTGGTCCACGCCTCGGTGAGCACCGAGCGCAGGATGCCTTCGATCTCGTCGAAGGTGCCCTGGTCGGCGATCAGCGGCGGGGCCAGCTGGATGACCGGGTCGCCGCGGTCGTCGGCCCGGCAGTACAGGCCGTTCTCGAAGAGGGCCTTGGAGAGGAAGCCGTAGAGCACGCGCTCCGTCTCCTCGTCCGTGAAGGACTCCTTGGTGACCTTGTCCTTGACGAGCTCGATGCCGTAGAAGAATCCGTTGCCGCGGACGTCGCCGACGATCGGCAGGTCGTGCAGCTTCTTCAGCGTCGAGAAGAAGGCGTCCTCGTTGTCCAGCACGTGCTGGTTGAGGCCTTCCTTGTCGAAGATGTCGAGGTTGGCCAGCGCGACCGCCGAGGAGACCGGGTGGCCGCCGAAGGTGTAGCCGTGCAGGAAGGTGTTGTCGCCCTTGTAGAACGGCTCCGCGATGCGGTCCGAGACGATGCAGGCACCGATCGGGGAGTAGCCCGAGGTCATGCCCTTGGCGCAAGTGATCATGTCCGGGACGTAGCCGAACTTGTCACAGGCGAACATCGTGCCGAGGCGGCCGAAGGCGCAGATCGTCTCGTCGGAGACGAGCAGCACGTCGTACTCGTCGCAGATCTCGCGGACCCGCTGGAAGTACCCGGGCGGCGGCGGGAAGCAGCCGCCGGCGTTCTGCACCGGCTCCAGGAAGACCGCGGCGACGGTGTCGGCGCCCTCGAAGAGGATCTCCTGCTCGATCTGGTCGGCGCACCAGCGGCCGAAGGCCTCGGGGTCGTCGCCGTAGATCGGGGCGCGGTAGATGTTGGTGTTCGGCACCTTGTGCGCGCCGGGGACCAGCGGCTCGAACGGCGCCTTCAGGGCCGGCAGGCCCGTGATGGACAGGGCTCCCTGCGGGGTGCCGTGGTAGGCGACCGCACGCGAGATGACCTTGTACTTGGTGTGCTTGCCCTGCAGCTTGAAGTACTGCTTCGCGAGCTTCCAGGCGGTCTCGACGGCCTCGCCGCCACCGGTGGTGAAGAAGACCTTGTTCAGGTCGCCCGGGGCGTAGTCGGCGAGTCGCTCGGCGAGCTCCACGGCCTTGGGGTGTGCGTACGACCAGATGGGGAAGAACGCGAGTTCCTGGGCCTGCTTGTAGGCGACCTCGGCCAGTTCCTTGCGGCCGTGACCGGCGTTGACCACGAACAGTCCGGCGAGACCGTCGAGGTAGCGCTTGCCCTTGTCGTCGAAGATGTAGGTGCCCTCACCACGCACGATGGTGGGGACGGGCGCGTTCTCGTAGGACGACATGCGGGTGAAGTGCATCCACAGGTGGTCGTACGCGGTTTTGGAGAGGTCCTGGCTCACGGGCTATCGAGTTCCCCACATATAGGTCTGCTTCTTCAGCTTCAGGTAAACGAAGCTTTCGGTTGAGCGCACGCCGGGGAGCGTGCGGATCTTCTTGTTGATCGTGTCCAGCAGGTGGTCGTCGTCCTCGCAGACGATCTCCACCATCAGGTCGAACGAGCCCGCGGTCATCACCACGTACTCGCACTCGGCCATTGCGGTCAGGGCGTCGGCCACCGGGTCGAGGTCTCCCTCGACGTTGATGCCGACCATGGCCTGGCGCCGCAGGCCCACGGTGAGCGGGTCGGTGACCGCGACGATCTGCATGACGCCCTGGTCGAGCAACTTCTGCACGCGCTGGCGCACGGCCGCCTCGGACAGGCCGACCGCCTTGCCGATGGACGCGTAGGGACGGCGACCGTCCTCCTGGAGTTGCTCGATGATCGCCAGGGACACAGCATCGACCGAAGGGGACGGTTGTCTGTTCCTGGAATCTGCGCTTCGACTGACCACGACCACACTGTGCACGAGGAGTCGTCTGTTCCGCAAGACGGAATCGATGAAATCCGTTGTCTGGCGACTCCGATCTCACTGATTTCGTAGGTCGTGGCGTCTGGGTCTGTCGAAAGCGTCCGCCGAGAAGCTAGGCTTGGGATTCGTCTCAACCATTGGACATGTGATCAGGAGTGTGGCTGTAGTGACCACCGAACTGCGTCGTCTGCGCAACTACATCGGCGGAGAGTTCAAGGACGCCGCCGACGGGCGGACCACCGAGGTGGTCAACCCCGCCACCGGCGAGGTGTACGCCACCGCCCCGCTCTCCGGCCAGGCCGATGTCGACGCCGCCATGGCCGCCGCCGCGGCGGCCTTCCCGGGCTGGCGTGACACCACGCCCTCGGAGCGCCAGAAGGCACTGCTGAAGATCGCGGACGCCTTCGAGGCGCGCGCGGACGAGCTCGTCGCCGCCGAGTCGGAGAACACCGGCAAGCCGCTGGGCCTCACGGCCAGCGAGGAGCTGCCGCCGATGGTGGACCAGATCCGCTTCTTCGCGGGCGCCGCCCGGCTGCTGGAGGGCCGTTCGGCCGGCGAGTACATGGAAGGGATGACGTCGATCATCCGCCGTGAGCCGGTCGGCGTCTGCGCCCAGGTCGCGCCGTGGAACTACCCGATGATGATGGCCGTGTGGAAGTTCGCTCCGGCCATCGCCGCGGGCAACACCGTGGTGCTCAAGCCCTCGGACACCACCCCGGCCTCCACCGTACTGATGGCGGAGATCATCGACTCGGTCCTGCCCAAGGGCGTCTTCAACGTCATCTGCGGTGACCGCGAGACCGGCAAGGCCATGGTCGAGCACTCCACCCCGGCGATGGCCTCCATCACCGGCTCGGTGCGCGCCGGCATGCAGGTCGCCGAGAGCGCCTCCAAGGACGTCAAGCGCGTCCACCTGGAGCTCGGCGGCAAGGCCCCGGTCGTGGTCTTCCCGGACGCCGACATCGCGAAGGCCGTCGAGGACATCGCGGTCGCGGGCTACTT from Streptomyces sp. NBC_00190 harbors:
- a CDS encoding IS630 family transposase; its protein translation is MGDSRLEPLVLSATERQVLNNWVKRRTTAQGLALRARIVLACADGGPNLAVAARLGVNRGTVAKWRTRFLRDRLDGLADEARPGVPRTITDAQVEEVVVRTLEETPAGGTHWSKRELAKVVGISPASVLRIWHAFGLQPWRTETFKVSPDPFLIDKIRDVVGLYLAPPANAVVFAVDEKPQIQALERTAPVLPMIPGVPERRSFDYVRHGTVDLFAALNTATGKVITKLSAQHRAVDFRDFLDEIDRQTSKGLAVHVICDNLSAHKALVVHKWLLAHPRFQLHFTPTYSSWINQVERWFAELERRCLERGVFCSLDDLKAALENWIKVWNDDARPFKWTKTADQILDRICRYCSRISEPDH
- a CDS encoding cytochrome P450, with protein sequence MTQAILREIIDYANRADPYPLYEELRKTPVSQDSDGPYVISTYYEIHSLLHDPRISSDRRNLTPTTGDPLAQTEEDGETALPPSFLGLDPPEHDRLRRMTNRPFGPPHSPHRVHDMRGELKGIVSGLIDGIVAADGLDRIDLVDQFSYPFPVSVICRLLGVPPEDEPRFHVWADTLAASLDPDPDADPSQRHKGSQDTRMELGMYLAGLIEERRKNPGDDMLSHLATADTPDGTMTTMEILSTSALLLIAGHETTVNLITNGMLTLLRHPEVLQRLREDPGMAVPIVEELLRYEPPVQLLPQRSPLTEIEIGGVTIPKGASLWLILASGNRDPKRFDHPDRFDPDRGDIQHLGLGSGIHSCFGAPLARLEAQLALSELARRLENPQLLEDPPPYRQNAVLRGPRHLPISCDGIRP
- a CDS encoding NAD(P)/FAD-dependent oxidoreductase, with translation MNGDGSLERLKRDGRIVVVGASLAGLRAAETMREKGFTGSLTMIGDEPYEPYDRPPLSKQVLLGKATADRTALPRRRDIDAKWRLGVPATGLDMAGRRVRLADGDEVEYDRLLIATGVRARPWPNEEEGALDGVFVLRTRDDGAALERSLAAGPRRVLVIGAGFTGSEIASACRERGLPVTVAERGNAPLVGALGGVIGEVAAEMHRTHEVDLRTGVMVTALEGDPSGRVRAAHLSDGATVEADVVVVSLGAQRNTEWLAGSGLGAGPRGIACDAGCRAFNIWGIVTDDIYVAGDVARSPHALFGYQFLSLEHWGNAVAQAETAAHNMLSEGMDRRPHVWVPAFWSSQFGVNIKSVGVPPMGTEILITQGSRDERRFAAVYGYQGRVIAAVTFDQCRWLPFYQHLIETTAPFPPQFATVDRRPEGHKALAADFPDPSVPTHGPTITLSGYSPADRKMTFTPARH
- a CDS encoding ferredoxin yields the protein MRLVVDLNRCQGYAQCAFLAPDVFAMHGDESLLYNPEADEEQREHVARAVAACPVQAILVEYDASDEPVPTAEVRGER
- a CDS encoding LOG family protein, translated to MVNADIEIETLAEFDRVVARGSLSGYRIQSVNLLERTFALLSADTSAAVFLGCAMEPDASAKVRADGALVFPPVPDLPFNPYRSLLYTPEELFAGLLGGYEATPDAQAYAWFQETKADGDVFSSMLRSIHDDAVSDALDEHLAGARVVGVMGGHAMSRGGAEFRGAAELGRALARSGFTVATGGGPGAMEAANLGAYLAPAPDEALAEALELLAKAPSFAPSVSDWAQAAFAVRDRWPDGGDSVGIPTWFYGHEPPNAFAGHIGKYFANATREDGLLARSTAGVVFLPGAAGTVQEVFDSATPNYYASRGEPAPMILVDRAHWTEHLPAWPLLQALARGRAMESRIALVDSVDEVPGALASMS
- a CDS encoding aspartate aminotransferase family protein, which produces MSQDLSKTAYDHLWMHFTRMSSYENAPVPTIVRGEGTYIFDDKGKRYLDGLAGLFVVNAGHGRKELAEVAYKQAQELAFFPIWSYAHPKAVELAERLADYAPGDLNKVFFTTGGGEAVETAWKLAKQYFKLQGKHTKYKVISRAVAYHGTPQGALSITGLPALKAPFEPLVPGAHKVPNTNIYRAPIYGDDPEAFGRWCADQIEQEILFEGADTVAAVFLEPVQNAGGCFPPPPGYFQRVREICDEYDVLLVSDETICAFGRLGTMFACDKFGYVPDMITCAKGMTSGYSPIGACIVSDRIAEPFYKGDNTFLHGYTFGGHPVSSAVALANLDIFDKEGLNQHVLDNEDAFFSTLKKLHDLPIVGDVRGNGFFYGIELVKDKVTKESFTDEETERVLYGFLSKALFENGLYCRADDRGDPVIQLAPPLIADQGTFDEIEGILRSVLTEAWTKL
- a CDS encoding Lrp/AsnC family transcriptional regulator, whose translation is MHSVVVVSRSADSRNRQPSPSVDAVSLAIIEQLQEDGRRPYASIGKAVGLSEAAVRQRVQKLLDQGVMQIVAVTDPLTVGLRRQAMVGINVEGDLDPVADALTAMAECEYVVMTAGSFDLMVEIVCEDDDHLLDTINKKIRTLPGVRSTESFVYLKLKKQTYMWGTR
- a CDS encoding gamma-aminobutyraldehyde dehydrogenase yields the protein MTTELRRLRNYIGGEFKDAADGRTTEVVNPATGEVYATAPLSGQADVDAAMAAAAAAFPGWRDTTPSERQKALLKIADAFEARADELVAAESENTGKPLGLTASEELPPMVDQIRFFAGAARLLEGRSAGEYMEGMTSIIRREPVGVCAQVAPWNYPMMMAVWKFAPAIAAGNTVVLKPSDTTPASTVLMAEIIDSVLPKGVFNVICGDRETGKAMVEHSTPAMASITGSVRAGMQVAESASKDVKRVHLELGGKAPVVVFPDADIAKAVEDIAVAGYFNAGQDCTAATRVLVHESIHDEFVAALAKAASDTKTGQPDDEDVLYGPLNNPNQLKQVAGFIERLPAHAKVEAGGHQVGEKGYFYAPTVVSGLKQDDEIIQNEVFGPVITVQSFVNEAQALEYANGVEFALASSVWTKDHGRAMRMSKNLDFGCVWINTHIPLVAEMPHGGFKKSGYGKDLSAYGFEDYTRIKHVMTSLDG